The nucleotide window TGAATCTCTTCACGGTCCCACCTCCCTGCTGAAGGCGGAAATACTCACTGAGCGTTGCCGTCCGGCAGCGCTTCTGTCAATGGTTAGCCCAGTCGATATTCAACGAAGGCCGATGATCAACGCTTGCGGCCCACGCCGCCGACCGCCCAGACCGTGTCCTTGGGCGGTCGCAGTTCGTCCGGTTCCGGCCGCCATTCGGGCACCTGGACCAGTCCTGGCTCCACCATCTCCAGATCGCCGAACAAGGGCAGGATCTCGTCCTGGGTGGGCAGCCGCAGGCGGCCGTCGTCCTTGACCGCCCATTCGCTGGCGAACAGCAGGGCCAGTTTGCCGGTCACCTCCGGGCGGAGGTCGGAGATCGCGTGGCTGATGACCATGTAGCTGCCGGGTGCGATCGCCTCACGCAGGCGGGCGGTGATGGCCCTCGTCAGGTCGTCGTCGTTGATCGCCGCCAGGACCGAGACGAGCAGCACGCCCACGGGCTCGTCGAGGTTCACCAGCGCCCGCAGCCGCGGGTGGGTGAGGATCGAGTCGGGGTCGCGTACGTCGCCGCGGATCACCGCGACGCGCTCGTCCTCCTCCACCAGCGCCTGACCGTGGTTGACCACGACGGGATCCTTGTCGACGTAGACCACGCGGGCGTCGGGGGCGCACCCGCGCGCGATCTCGTGCACGTTGCCCTGGGTCGGCAGGCCGCAGCCGATGTCGATGAACTGGCGGATTCCGGCGCCGGCCAGGAACCGTACGGCCCTGCGGAGGAACTTGCGTCCCTCGCGGCACATCAGGGGAAGCTCGGGCGCGATCAGCAGCGCCGCCTCGGCGGCCTCGCGATCCGCGGCGAAATTGTCCTTCCCACCGAGCCAGTAGTCGTAGACCCGGGCCTCGTTAGGGACGGACGGGTCGAAACCCACCGGCTCGACCGGGGAGATACCCGGCATGATCCTCCGTTCAGCCCTGATGACCGATAATAGCGGTGCAAGATGGGCCTAAGTGAGGATTAGTGCGTGTTTCCCTGCGCGTGCGGAGGGGATCAGCGGTAGCCGGCGGCTTCGGCGGTGAAACCGGCCCACACGGCCTTGCCCACGGGGCGTAGTCGCGCCCAGCCCCACATGCGGCTGACTCCGGCGACGACCTGCAGGCCGCGCCCGGTCTCGGCCACGTAGTCGGGCTCGCGCAGCACCGGCGCGTCACCGC belongs to Microbispora sp. ZYX-F-249 and includes:
- a CDS encoding SAM-dependent methyltransferase encodes the protein MPGISPVEPVGFDPSVPNEARVYDYWLGGKDNFAADREAAEAALLIAPELPLMCREGRKFLRRAVRFLAGAGIRQFIDIGCGLPTQGNVHEIARGCAPDARVVYVDKDPVVVNHGQALVEEDERVAVIRGDVRDPDSILTHPRLRALVNLDEPVGVLLVSVLAAINDDDLTRAITARLREAIAPGSYMVISHAISDLRPEVTGKLALLFASEWAVKDDGRLRLPTQDEILPLFGDLEMVEPGLVQVPEWRPEPDELRPPKDTVWAVGGVGRKR